From Coffea arabica cultivar ET-39 chromosome 10e, Coffea Arabica ET-39 HiFi, whole genome shotgun sequence, one genomic window encodes:
- the LOC140015245 gene encoding uncharacterized protein, with amino-acid sequence MHKKDKPSFKYKGQLAVLGKYQRISGQLVNVSKSCFLVDKKVSLVRRWVIARTTEFSFKELLVTYLGCPLYAGRRVRSFFNGLLDKVSQYLNSWRGRWLSMSARALLIKHMLSSIPTHILAVLVPPQGVIAELERICGHSLWAQFMRSRYVGELHPNQDNWSGLGPLAWRFPDLASNARVQNFLREGQWDHLTLATFPSEVAEAAADSFFCFGKVPDSLVWTLEPSGDFSTKSAYQVVRSSGVQSWAFASIWHSLIPPKLSFLMWRLLHEQLPVDDVLEKFQVMAPLSATAVCRLSWKRCNMCLLLGHWQMRFEGFLGSR; translated from the exons ATGCATAAGAAAGACAAACCTTCTTTCAAATACAAAGGGCAGTTGGCGGTATTGGGCAAATATCAAAGGATCTCAGGGCAGTTGGTGAACGTTTCTAAGAGCTGCTTCTTGGTGGACAAGAAGGTATCGCTTGTACGGCGTTGGGTGATTGCGCGGACAACGGAGTTTTCTTTTAAAGAGCTGCTGGTCACTTACTTGGGTTGCCCCTTGTATGCTGGGAGAAGGGTGAGATCCTTCTTCAATGGTTTATTGGATAAAGTATCACAGTATTTGAATTCTTGGCGAGGTCGATGGCTATCAATGAGTGCTCGTGCTCTACTCATTAAGCATATGCTATCTTCAATTCCGACTCACATTCTGGCCGTATTGGTGCCTCCACAAGGGGTAATTGCTGAGCTAGAGCGGAT ATGTGGGCATTCGCTCTGGGCCCAGTTCATGAGGTCTAGGTATGTTGGTGAGTTACATCCGAATCAG GATAATTGGAGTGGGCTAGGTCCGTTGGCATGGAGGTTTCCAGATTTAGCGTCAAACGCtcgggttcaaaattttttgcgTGAGGGCCAATGGGATCATTTAACCTTGGCTACCTTCCCCTCGGAGGTCGCAGAGGCGGCTGCagattctttcttttgttttggtaaGGTTCCGGATAGTCTAGTTTGGACCTTAGAACCTTCGGGGGATTTTTCTACAAAATCGGCATATCAGGTAGTTCGATCCTCTGGGGTTCAGTCTTGGGCATTTGCTTCTATCTGGCATTCTCTAATTCCGCCAAAATTATCCTTTCTTATGTGGAGATTGTTGCACGAGCAGCTGCCGGTGGATGATGTGTTAGAAAAGTTTCAGGTTATGGCCCCTCTAAGTGCCACTGCTGTTTGCCGCCTCAGTTGGAAACGCTGCAACATGTGTTTGCTACTGGGGCACTGGCAAATGAGGTTTGAGGGCTTTTTGGGCAGTCGTTAG